The Ruania alba genome window below encodes:
- a CDS encoding DUF4038 domain-containing protein: MPQQTAHVNQPYEIELVGPEHAIRADQVPFQAAFTHESGRSMTVLGFWDGERRYLARIAPPLNGRWTWRTTSDAAELDDQSGEFTAVPAEPDESRAAHGVVRVNSRFHFAHEDGTPFRPVGATVYNWIHQDEPLRTETVASLSEAGLNKLRFMVFPQAGGYVEHVPELMPFEKTADGWDVGRPSIEFFRRLDSLVADLGNHGIEADVLIFDAYDRGVFGLNELTEEQDAAYLRYLVARLGAYPNVWWSLCNEFDQMTDRPAERWTRAGELLAEIDAHDHLRSIHNWIELYDYNQPWVTHASIQNGFATEALGRASLYRDVYGKPVVLDEIKYEGDCPERWGQLSGQELVDRFWITTSSGCYASHGESFVTESGSLHIVEGGRLRGESPVRLGFLREVLEGLNVPGLDPIDKWDDPACVVGTPREQYLVYLGREAPAEWTFRLPQGHSGDRLEVGDDFAVEIIDTWNMTRTPAPETFTLTEVQRNDAYATDNAPLSLPEGEAIALLITRAAA; encoded by the coding sequence ATGCCGCAGCAGACAGCGCACGTGAACCAGCCGTACGAGATCGAACTGGTCGGACCGGAGCACGCGATCCGCGCCGATCAGGTCCCGTTCCAGGCCGCGTTCACGCACGAGAGCGGCCGGTCCATGACCGTGCTGGGCTTCTGGGACGGCGAGCGCCGCTACCTCGCCCGCATCGCTCCCCCGCTCAACGGACGGTGGACATGGCGCACCACCAGTGACGCAGCCGAGCTGGATGATCAGTCCGGCGAGTTCACCGCTGTGCCTGCTGAGCCCGATGAGTCCCGCGCCGCCCACGGAGTCGTGCGGGTCAACTCCCGCTTCCACTTCGCCCATGAGGACGGCACCCCGTTCCGCCCGGTGGGGGCCACCGTCTACAACTGGATCCACCAGGACGAACCGCTGCGCACCGAGACGGTGGCCTCGCTCAGCGAGGCCGGCCTGAACAAGCTCCGGTTCATGGTCTTCCCGCAAGCCGGCGGGTATGTCGAGCACGTCCCCGAGCTGATGCCGTTCGAGAAGACGGCGGACGGCTGGGACGTGGGACGCCCGAGCATCGAGTTCTTCCGCCGCCTCGACTCCCTCGTCGCGGACCTGGGTAACCACGGCATCGAGGCCGACGTGCTCATCTTCGACGCCTACGACCGCGGCGTGTTCGGCCTGAACGAACTCACCGAGGAGCAGGACGCCGCCTACCTGCGCTACCTGGTGGCCCGCCTCGGCGCCTACCCGAACGTGTGGTGGTCGCTGTGCAACGAGTTCGACCAGATGACCGACCGGCCCGCCGAGCGCTGGACCCGCGCCGGTGAGCTACTCGCCGAGATCGACGCGCACGACCACCTGCGCTCGATCCACAACTGGATCGAGCTCTACGACTACAACCAGCCGTGGGTCACCCACGCCTCGATCCAGAACGGCTTCGCCACCGAGGCGCTCGGCCGCGCGAGCCTGTACCGGGACGTCTACGGCAAGCCGGTCGTGCTGGATGAGATCAAGTACGAGGGCGACTGCCCCGAACGCTGGGGCCAGCTCAGCGGGCAGGAGCTGGTGGACCGGTTCTGGATCACCACCAGCTCGGGTTGCTACGCCTCCCACGGGGAGAGTTTCGTCACCGAGTCCGGCAGCCTGCACATCGTCGAGGGTGGCCGGCTGCGCGGTGAGAGCCCCGTACGCCTGGGCTTCCTGCGGGAAGTGCTGGAGGGACTGAACGTCCCCGGCCTGGACCCGATCGACAAGTGGGACGACCCGGCCTGCGTCGTCGGTACGCCCCGCGAGCAGTACCTGGTCTACCTCGGACGCGAAGCCCCTGCCGAGTGGACCTTCCGGCTGCCGCAGGGCCACAGTGGCGACCGGCTCGAGGTCGGCGACGATTTCGCGGTGGAGATCATCGACACCTGGAACATGACCCGCACCCCGGCACCGGAGACATTCACGCTCACCGAGGTGCAGCGCAACGACGCCTACGCCACCGACAACGCCCCGCTCAGCCTGCCCGAGGGCGAGGCGATCGCCCTCCTGATCACCCGCGCCGCCGCCTGA